The nucleotide window GATATTTTACGGAAGAGGCTTCCGCCGAAGCGGTGCACGATCGCATGGGAGAGGATATCAGTCCCAGGCTTGCAGTGGTGATGAGCTCTCTCGTGAAGCATCTGCACCCTTTCGCAAAGGAAGTGGATCTCACGCAGGAAGAATGGGAGTTCGGCATCGACTTCCTGACCCGGACGGGGCAGCTCTGTTCCGGTGAACGGCAGGAATTTATCCTGCTGTCCGACACACTTGGTTTCTCGATGCTGGTCGACGCGATCAACAACCGCCGTCCGGCCAGGGCGACGGAGAGTACGGTCTTCGGTCCGTTCCATGTGGATGGTGCGCCGGTGCGGCAGATGGGGGAGAGCATCTGTCTCGACGGCAAGGGGGAGCAATGCCTGTTCGAGGGGCGCGTCCTTGATCTTGAGGGGCGGCCGGTTGCAGGCGCGAAGCTCGATGTCTGGTCGGACAACGCGGACGGTTTCTACGATGTGCAACAGCCGGAGCAGCAACCGAAATGGAACAACAGGGGCGTTTTCATTGCCGGTGAGGACGGTGCCTACAGCTTCGTCGGTATAAAGCCTGTCTCCTATCCAATCCCGGATGACGGTCCCGTCGGGAAAATGCTCAATGCTTTGGGGCGACATCCCTACCGGCCCGCGCATATGCATTTTCTGGTGACGGCGCCCGGTTATCAGAAGCTGGTGACGCACACTTTCGTTGAGGGAGATCCGTATCTGTCGTCCGATGCGGTTTTCGGCGTGAAGCAGAGCCTTTTGGCATCATTTGAACGGACAGATGGCGAAGTCCCGTGGCGCTCACGCTTTGATTTCGTGCTGAACCCGTCTGGCGAGTGAATTCGAACGCCATGTCGGAACTCGCGCTATGCTGCCGGAGTAAAGTTCGTACTTGATCGGGCCGGGGGCATTTTTTTGACGGGCGGTATACTCACTCTGACCATGAATCCCGCAGTCGACGTGTCGGCTGTGACAGACCATGTGGTTCCAACCAATAAACTCCGATGCCGGGATGCCAGCCGCGATTCCGGGGGCGGCGGCATCAATGTCGCCCGTGTGATCGGACGCCTCGGCGGTGCCTGCCGCGCGATTTATACGGCAGGGGGCGCACTCGGGCAGCAGCTCCGCGATATACTGCAAGAGCAGGGTGTCGACAGCATCGCCATCGACGTTGCCGCCGAAACGCGGGAGAGCTTTTCCGTAACGGAGGCGCGCAGCGGTGCGCAATACCGGTTCGTTCTCCCCGGAGAAGCACTCGACCGGAAGGATTGGCAGGCCTGTATCGATACCGTCGCCACCTATGCCGAGCCGCATCACTATGTCGTCGCGAGCGGCAGCCTGCCGCCGGGTGCACCGGACGATCTATATGCACGGCTCGCCGAAAAACTCTCCGACCAAGACGTCCGGCTTGTTGTCGACAGCTCGGGGCCGGCCCTGGGTGCCGCACTACGCCATGGCATCCATATGGCCAAGCCCAATCTGCAGGAATTGCGCGATCTGACCGGTGCGCCGCTTGAGTGTCGCGCGGACTGGGAAGAGGCTGCCACCGGACTGGTCCGGGATGGCCGGGCGGAAATCCTCTTGCTGACCCTCGGAGAGGAGGGCGCGTTCCTGGTAACCCGCGATCTTCGGGTGCGCGCGGATGCGGTGCCGGTCAAAGCCATCAGTGCCGTGGGCGCGGGGGACAGCTTCCTTGCCGCGATGGTCTGGCGGCTGGTGTCGGGCGATGAGCCAGAGGCGGCGTTCAGATACGCCATTGCGGCTGGCTCGGCCGCGCTTCTGACACCGGGTACTGATCTCTGCCATAAAGAGGATGTGGAACGGCTGCTCGATCAGGTCCGGACGAAACGGATTGATGTGGCCTCGATCGATAGCAATAAAGGATAGTTGGCTTTCACTTTCCGCGCTGGTCGGCGGGCGATTTCATCTCTACAAAATTTGCGCGCAGCGCTTTTCCCCAGGACCGAAAAAAACATGCCAACGACCATCGTTAAATCTGCGGTCGACGCGGAATCTCCGCGTGTCGGTATCGCTTTCGGCTTAATGGCGGCGGTCATCTGGGGCGGTTTCCTCGTGGTGTCCCGGCATGGTGTCGTGCTCGGCCTCGAAGCGGTCGATATCGCTTTTCTCCGTTACGCCTCGGCAGCCTTGGTGATGCTGCCGATATTGCTGCGCCAGCCGGGGCGGAGGGAATTGGTGCAACTCGGCTGGTTCAAGCCGTTGATGCTCGCTGCGCTTGCGGGGCCATTGTTTCTGATCGTCGGGGCCAGCGGGTTTTATTTCGCCCCGGCGGCGCATGCGGCGGTTATCCAGCCGGGCGGCATGACGCTGACCAGCGTCTGTTTCGCCGCGATCCTGTTCGGCGAGCGACTGACACCGGCCAAGCTGACAGGCCTCGCGCTGCTTGTCATCGGGCTGGCGACGATTGCCGGACCGGACCTGTTCTCGGGGCAGTCAGAAGCGTGGAAGGGCGATATCCTGTTCGCGACCGCGGGCACGATGTTCGCCGGTTTTACAATCCTGGTACGCCGCTGGCGGATCAGTGCCTGGACTTCGACCGCCATCGTCTCCGTTCTGTCCGGTTTTCTCTTCGGGCCGCTCTACCTCATGGTTTGGGGGCCGGAGCGTCTGCTGGCGACGCCATTTGAGGCAATCGTCGAACAGGTCGTCGTGCAGGGAATTCTGTCTGCCGTGGTCGCCCTTTTTGCCTTCGCGCGTGCCGTTCATCATCTCGGCCCCGGCCGAGCCTCCTTCTTTCCGGCGATGGCGCCGTCCATGGCAATCCTGATTGCCATACCGGTGCTTGGCGAATTTCCAAGCATCCTGCAATGGGCGGGCCTGGCAATTGCCACGCTGGGCCTCGTCATTGCTCTACGCCGTCCTACGCGGCTCTCCCCGACGGCTTGAAGGATGATTTCCCGGGATTGCGAATTAGACGGGCATCCAGCGACGGAATTGCCAAACGCGCCCGCTTCGATTAAATATCAGTCTGCATCAAGAGTTGAGCCGACGCTCAACGCCAACCTGCTCTCCGGGCAAGGTGGCGCTCCTCTAAAGGAAGATGTGGCCGAACCGGCAACTAATCGGGTCTCGCCATAATGTCTGCTCTGCTCGATGCGCCGGAACAGCAGAGGACGTTTAAATGCCGATCATGATTCCGAACGATCTTCCCGCTTTCGCTGCGCTCGAAGCCGAAGGCGTTATGGTCATGCGCGAGGCGGATGCCATCCGTCAGGATGTGCGGCCTCTCAAGATCGGCTTGTTGAATCTGATGCCGGACAAGATCCGTACGGAAACCCAGATAGCCCGTCTGCTCGGTGCCGGACCGCTGCAGGTTGAGCTGTCCCTGATCAAGATGACGGACCATGTGTCGCGTAACGCCTCCGCGGAGCACATGATTTCCTTCTATCAGCCATGGGAGGACGTGCAGGACGAGAAGTTCGACGGGCTTGTGATCACCGGGGCTCCCGTCGAGAAGATGGAATATGAGGACGTGTCCTATTGGCCCGAGCTGTGCCGGATTTTCGATTGGACGCGGACCCATGTGCATTCGAGTTTCATGATCTGCTGGGCTGCGCAGGCTGCGCTCTATCACTTTCACGGGGTTCCGAAACACGCGCTTCCGCAGAAGGCGTTCGGCGTCTACCGGCATCGCAACATGGCGCCGGCATCGCCGTACCTGCGTGGCTTCTCGGATGATTTCTCCA belongs to Nisaea sp. and includes:
- a CDS encoding intradiol ring-cleavage dioxygenase, with product MTRYFTEEASAEAVHDRMGEDISPRLAVVMSSLVKHLHPFAKEVDLTQEEWEFGIDFLTRTGQLCSGERQEFILLSDTLGFSMLVDAINNRRPARATESTVFGPFHVDGAPVRQMGESICLDGKGEQCLFEGRVLDLEGRPVAGAKLDVWSDNADGFYDVQQPEQQPKWNNRGVFIAGEDGAYSFVGIKPVSYPIPDDGPVGKMLNALGRHPYRPAHMHFLVTAPGYQKLVTHTFVEGDPYLSSDAVFGVKQSLLASFERTDGEVPWRSRFDFVLNPSGE
- a CDS encoding 1-phosphofructokinase family hexose kinase — its product is MTGGILTLTMNPAVDVSAVTDHVVPTNKLRCRDASRDSGGGGINVARVIGRLGGACRAIYTAGGALGQQLRDILQEQGVDSIAIDVAAETRESFSVTEARSGAQYRFVLPGEALDRKDWQACIDTVATYAEPHHYVVASGSLPPGAPDDLYARLAEKLSDQDVRLVVDSSGPALGAALRHGIHMAKPNLQELRDLTGAPLECRADWEEAATGLVRDGRAEILLLTLGEEGAFLVTRDLRVRADAVPVKAISAVGAGDSFLAAMVWRLVSGDEPEAAFRYAIAAGSAALLTPGTDLCHKEDVERLLDQVRTKRIDVASIDSNKG
- a CDS encoding DMT family transporter, with amino-acid sequence MPTTIVKSAVDAESPRVGIAFGLMAAVIWGGFLVVSRHGVVLGLEAVDIAFLRYASAALVMLPILLRQPGRRELVQLGWFKPLMLAALAGPLFLIVGASGFYFAPAAHAAVIQPGGMTLTSVCFAAILFGERLTPAKLTGLALLVIGLATIAGPDLFSGQSEAWKGDILFATAGTMFAGFTILVRRWRISAWTSTAIVSVLSGFLFGPLYLMVWGPERLLATPFEAIVEQVVVQGILSAVVALFAFARAVHHLGPGRASFFPAMAPSMAILIAIPVLGEFPSILQWAGLAIATLGLVIALRRPTRLSPTA
- the metA gene encoding homoserine O-acetyltransferase MetA, whose translation is MPIMIPNDLPAFAALEAEGVMVMREADAIRQDVRPLKIGLLNLMPDKIRTETQIARLLGAGPLQVELSLIKMTDHVSRNASAEHMISFYQPWEDVQDEKFDGLVITGAPVEKMEYEDVSYWPELCRIFDWTRTHVHSSFMICWAAQAALYHFHGVPKHALPQKAFGVYRHRNMAPASPYLRGFSDDFSIPVSRWTEIRSADIPEDSGITTLMDSAEKGPCLLEDKARHTLFMFNHIEYDSDSLSDEYFRDRERGLDTALPHDYFPDNDPEQAPKNHWRSHAHLLFANWINQIYQTTPFDMALIGSGSEET